The Thermofilaceae archaeon genome has a segment encoding these proteins:
- a CDS encoding Gfo/Idh/MocA family oxidoreductase → MGKVRVGVVGLGNQGLLHLEALRHVPEAEIVAVADVDRQKAKLVASEQGVPEFYGSAEELCERSGVDAVVVATPDHLHFEPVMAALRAGKHVLVEKPMATSLAEAQAMADEARRRGVLLLVNFENRFNPPFVYVKELLQRGELGSPIHAYIRLSDTLYVPRRMLSWASKTSVAFFLMSHTVDLARWYFNQPVREVYATSVTKLLSDLGTPDAFAAILKFDEGFAVLESSWVLPESSPSIFDFKLELVCTRGAVHVDTERESISVASTSYTYPHLAKLRKSHGVASGFLVEADRHFISCVLGRSEPAITVEDGVDNVKILEAIIESGKRGQPVRL, encoded by the coding sequence GCGGACGTTGATAGACAGAAGGCCAAGCTTGTAGCCTCCGAGCAAGGCGTGCCCGAGTTCTACGGCAGTGCAGAGGAGTTATGCGAAAGATCCGGGGTGGATGCGGTAGTTGTAGCAACGCCTGACCACCTCCATTTTGAACCTGTGATGGCGGCTCTGAGAGCAGGTAAGCACGTGCTGGTGGAGAAGCCGATGGCTACGAGCCTCGCTGAGGCACAAGCGATGGCTGACGAAGCTAGAAGGAGGGGTGTACTTCTGCTGGTGAACTTCGAGAACCGGTTCAACCCCCCGTTCGTATACGTGAAGGAGCTGCTGCAACGGGGCGAGCTCGGGTCCCCAATTCACGCGTACATCAGGCTGAGCGACACTCTGTACGTGCCGAGGAGGATGTTGAGCTGGGCTTCGAAGACCAGCGTCGCCTTCTTCCTCATGAGCCACACAGTCGATTTAGCGCGCTGGTACTTCAACCAGCCCGTGAGGGAAGTGTACGCAACGTCGGTGACCAAGCTGCTCAGCGATCTGGGGACACCCGATGCCTTCGCTGCTATCCTGAAGTTCGACGAAGGTTTCGCCGTGCTTGAGAGCAGCTGGGTGCTCCCCGAAAGCTCCCCCTCGATTTTCGACTTCAAGCTGGAGCTCGTCTGCACGAGGGGGGCAGTCCACGTTGATACCGAGAGGGAGTCGATCAGCGTGGCAAGCACCAGCTACACGTACCCTCACCTCGCCAAGCTGAGGAAGTCTCACGGCGTTGCAAGCGGCTTCCTCGTAGAGGCCGATCGCCACTTCATCTCCTGTGTTCTCGGCCGCTCGGAGCCCGCCATCACGGTCGAGGACGGCGTGGATAACGTTAAGATACTCGAGGCGATCATCGAGTCAGGCAAGAGGGGGCAGCCCGTAAGGCTATGA